From Toxorhynchites rutilus septentrionalis strain SRP chromosome 2, ASM2978413v1, whole genome shotgun sequence, a single genomic window includes:
- the LOC129771524 gene encoding uncharacterized protein LOC129771524 isoform X2, with the protein MEAETKRSEFVVYMVNKMLIDIENTLLQGHRQRETTGIKKLYNSFFVLF; encoded by the coding sequence ATGGAGGCGGAAACTAAGCGTTCGGAATTCGTCGTATATATGGTCAACAAAATGCTGATTGATATTGAGAATACTCTATTACAAGGGCATCGACAGCGTGAGACTACCGGAATCAAGAAGCTGTACAATTCTTTTTTCGTGCTATTTTAA